One Kitasatospora sp. MAP12-44 DNA segment encodes these proteins:
- a CDS encoding PKD domain-containing protein, translated as MPVRRHVGLAAAIVSSTILGSALPAFVAQADPTTLYVNNTYDAGCSDGGTGTQAKPFCTVQAAANAAQPGQTVQIAPNTTYPEQVTVTHSGAPGNPITFQGGPNFRDPSSTIGAPSGSANAQTMPHAFVLSGVHDVTVTGLNLQAPQEGVLASGSDRITVDGNYLRGAGTGVTPGTPGIRLTGKTTASTVSRNTIGMGGAGVVIDAGVSGAVVTTNQIVSDGVGVAVTDAPGTVVTSNTVVAGCNTAVALVGSSANSTIENNIAEPNSSPCTGQPDVAVSAASVSGTKVDYNLVSKALNSVNYAWGDATYTSPAAFAAATGQGSHDIATAQPSSGAAVDSADATAPGELATDMHGHPRVDDPQVPNTGTGVGYYDRGATELQDPVSATVWAQPSHAVGHPLDADILVSVNNAWGPVTGTLDFGDGSPKATPASGSAPLTHTYPAPGTYPLLLTVTDGTAIRTATYTVTVGAITAAVSASQTGWSVPTATFSESATSPWPVAKSVLDFGDGSPQAVNSGPLSPAPFTHAYPAPGKYTATLTVTDDHGRSATSSQDVRLDALLPLNRMIEMVQFGQLTEVYSTGAGWYANDITAPNLAPVSALDFTYSKSGARVIEAIEGGVLHEIYSAADGWHDGAIPGAGTNVTALSVSYNSSGGRVIEVSESGVLHEIYSAPDGWHDGVIPSAAPNVTALSFSYNRSGGRVIEASEGGVLHEVYSAADGWHDSAIQGVAPNVSALSFSYNTSGGRVIEASEGGVLHEIYSAPDGWHDSAIPGAGTDIRSLSFKIRPTGDRVIEAIESTTLHEIYTDGGTWRDSPTPITGANTTSASLALR; from the coding sequence GTGCCAGTACGTCGTCATGTCGGCCTTGCCGCGGCGATCGTGAGTTCCACCATTCTCGGATCGGCGTTGCCGGCGTTTGTCGCGCAGGCCGATCCGACCACGCTGTACGTCAACAACACGTACGACGCGGGGTGTTCCGACGGTGGTACGGGCACGCAGGCGAAGCCGTTCTGCACCGTGCAGGCGGCGGCGAACGCCGCTCAGCCTGGCCAGACCGTGCAGATCGCCCCGAACACCACCTATCCGGAGCAGGTCACCGTCACCCACTCCGGAGCTCCGGGCAACCCCATCACCTTCCAGGGCGGCCCGAACTTCAGGGATCCTTCGAGCACGATCGGTGCCCCCTCTGGCAGTGCCAACGCGCAGACCATGCCGCACGCGTTCGTGCTGTCCGGCGTGCACGACGTCACGGTGACGGGCCTGAACCTCCAGGCGCCTCAGGAGGGGGTCCTCGCCTCGGGCTCCGACCGGATCACCGTGGACGGAAACTACCTCCGAGGTGCCGGAACCGGGGTCACTCCCGGCACCCCGGGCATCCGGCTCACCGGGAAGACCACGGCGTCCACGGTCAGCCGCAACACCATCGGTATGGGCGGCGCCGGGGTCGTGATCGACGCCGGCGTCTCTGGCGCGGTCGTCACGACCAACCAGATCGTGTCCGATGGTGTGGGCGTCGCGGTCACCGATGCCCCGGGCACCGTGGTGACCAGTAACACGGTCGTCGCGGGTTGCAACACCGCTGTCGCGCTCGTCGGGAGCTCGGCGAACTCCACGATCGAGAACAACATCGCCGAACCCAACAGCTCCCCGTGTACTGGGCAGCCCGATGTGGCGGTCTCGGCTGCCTCGGTCAGCGGAACCAAGGTGGACTACAACCTGGTGTCCAAGGCGTTGAACAGCGTGAACTACGCATGGGGCGATGCGACTTACACGTCGCCGGCCGCGTTTGCCGCTGCGACCGGCCAGGGCAGCCACGATATCGCCACCGCTCAGCCTTCCAGTGGTGCAGCGGTTGACTCGGCCGATGCCACGGCGCCCGGCGAACTGGCCACCGACATGCATGGCCACCCGCGGGTTGATGACCCGCAGGTCCCCAATACTGGTACCGGCGTGGGTTATTACGACCGGGGGGCAACCGAGCTCCAGGATCCGGTTTCGGCGACTGTCTGGGCGCAACCGAGCCATGCCGTTGGGCATCCGCTGGACGCCGACATCCTGGTGTCGGTGAACAACGCCTGGGGGCCGGTCACCGGGACACTGGACTTCGGGGACGGAAGCCCGAAGGCGACGCCGGCGAGCGGTTCGGCCCCGCTGACGCACACCTACCCGGCCCCCGGCACCTACCCTCTCTTGCTCACCGTCACTGACGGCACCGCCATCCGGACGGCCACCTACACGGTCACGGTCGGGGCCATTACGGCCGCTGTTTCGGCATCGCAGACCGGCTGGTCGGTGCCCACGGCGACGTTCAGCGAGAGCGCGACGAGTCCTTGGCCGGTTGCCAAGTCCGTGCTGGACTTCGGCGACGGCTCGCCGCAGGCGGTGAACTCCGGGCCGTTGTCCCCGGCCCCGTTTACGCACGCGTACCCCGCGCCCGGGAAATACACGGCGACGCTGACCGTCACCGATGACCACGGGCGTTCGGCGACCTCGTCGCAGGACGTGCGGCTGGACGCCTTGCTGCCGCTGAATCGCATGATCGAGATGGTGCAGTTCGGGCAGTTGACGGAGGTCTACAGCACCGGTGCGGGCTGGTACGCCAATGACATCACCGCGCCCAACCTGGCCCCCGTGAGCGCGCTGGACTTCACCTACAGCAAGTCGGGTGCGCGGGTGATCGAGGCCATTGAGGGTGGTGTGCTGCATGAGATCTACTCGGCGGCGGACGGTTGGCACGACGGTGCGATCCCGGGTGCCGGCACGAACGTCACCGCGCTGAGCGTCTCCTACAACTCGTCGGGTGGGCGGGTGATCGAGGTGAGCGAGAGTGGTGTGCTGCATGAGATCTACTCGGCGCCGGACGGTTGGCACGACGGTGTGATCCCGAGTGCCGCGCCGAACGTCACCGCGCTGAGCTTCTCGTACAACAGGTCGGGCGGGCGGGTGATCGAGGCCAGCGAGGGTGGTGTGCTGCATGAGGTCTACTCGGCGGCGGACGGTTGGCACGACAGCGCGATCCAGGGTGTCGCGCCGAACGTCTCGGCACTGAGCTTCTCGTACAACACGTCGGGCGGGCGGGTGATCGAGGCCAGCGAGGGTGGTGTGCTGCATGAGATCTACTCGGCGCCGGACGGCTGGCACGACAGCGCGATTCCTGGCGCCGGAACCGACATCAGGAGCCTCTCGTTCAAGATCCGGCCGACCGGTGACCGCGTCATCGAAGCCATCGAGAGCACCACGCTGCACGAGATCTATACCGACGGTGGCACCTGGCGCGATTCGCCCACGCCGATCACCGGGGCCAACACGACGAGCGCCTCGCTCGCCCTGCGCTGA
- a CDS encoding ATP-binding cassette domain-containing protein: protein MNTTTTHHQATEPASARPVAISATSLRKSYGDHLVLDGLDLTVAAGTVFALLGPNGAGKTTTVQILSTLIDADGGQAQVVGHDLARDPGGVRASIGVTGQFSAVDGLLTGRENLILMADLHHLGRAEGRRRADALLERFDLVAAAKKPISTYSGGMRRRLDLAMTLIADPDLIFLDEPTTGLDPRSRRDLWEIIRGLVADGVAIFLTTQYLEEADQLADRIAVLDQGRLVAEGTAAELKRLIPGGHIRLRFADAPHLEAAARVLDATSRDDDALTLQLPSDGGVLSLQSLLDRLRSEAISVEELSVHTPDLDDVFLALTGNRSNPATDKEISA, encoded by the coding sequence ATGAACACGACGACAACGCACCACCAGGCTACCGAGCCCGCCTCCGCCCGGCCCGTGGCGATCAGTGCGACCAGCTTGCGCAAGTCCTACGGCGACCACCTCGTGCTGGACGGCCTCGATCTGACCGTCGCCGCGGGTACGGTCTTCGCCTTGCTCGGTCCGAACGGAGCCGGCAAGACCACCACGGTGCAGATCCTCTCGACACTGATCGACGCCGACGGCGGCCAGGCGCAGGTGGTCGGCCACGATCTGGCGCGCGACCCCGGCGGGGTGCGGGCCTCGATCGGGGTCACCGGGCAGTTCTCGGCCGTCGACGGCCTGCTGACCGGCCGGGAGAACCTGATCCTGATGGCGGATCTGCACCACCTGGGACGGGCCGAAGGCCGCCGCCGCGCCGACGCGCTGCTGGAGCGCTTCGACCTGGTCGCGGCCGCGAAGAAGCCCATCTCGACTTACTCCGGCGGCATGCGGCGCCGACTCGACCTGGCGATGACCCTGATCGCCGACCCGGACCTGATCTTCCTCGACGAGCCGACCACCGGCCTGGACCCGCGCAGCCGCCGCGACCTGTGGGAGATCATCCGCGGGCTGGTCGCCGACGGGGTCGCGATCTTCCTGACCACGCAGTACCTGGAGGAGGCCGACCAACTCGCGGACCGGATCGCCGTGTTGGACCAGGGCCGGCTGGTGGCCGAAGGGACTGCGGCCGAACTCAAGCGCCTCATCCCCGGCGGCCACATCCGGCTGCGGTTCGCCGACGCGCCGCACCTGGAGGCGGCCGCCCGCGTCCTCGACGCGACCTCCCGCGACGACGACGCGCTGACCCTGCAACTCCCGAGCGACGGTGGCGTGTTGTCCCTGCAGTCCCTCCTCGACCGGCTCAGGAGCGAGGCCATCAGCGTCGAGGAGCTTTCCGTGCACACCCCGGACCTGGACGACGTCTTCCTCGCCCTGACCGGCAACCGCAGCAACCCCGCCACTGACAAGGAGATCTCCGCATGA
- a CDS encoding MerR family transcriptional regulator gives MTIGQVATYLGVTVRAIRHYHQRGLLPEPERDVSGYRRYGADALVTLVRIRTLSDAGVPLARIEELMGASPERFAGAVAAIDADLKEQIRDLRRRRSRIAELSSGDRLFLPEEVVALLGRLREIGASPETVRTERDTWILLVAQYARPGTAVGAGEAGAVRGPRLPAAVPDL, from the coding sequence TTGACGATCGGCCAGGTCGCGACCTATCTGGGAGTGACGGTGCGGGCCATCCGCCACTACCACCAGCGGGGCCTGCTGCCCGAGCCGGAGCGCGACGTCTCGGGGTACCGGCGCTATGGGGCCGACGCGCTCGTCACGCTGGTGCGGATCAGGACCCTGTCGGATGCCGGCGTCCCGCTGGCGCGGATCGAGGAGCTGATGGGTGCCTCGCCCGAGCGGTTCGCCGGGGCGGTCGCAGCGATCGACGCCGACCTGAAGGAGCAGATCAGGGACCTGCGCAGGCGCCGGAGTCGGATCGCCGAACTCTCCTCCGGCGACCGGCTGTTCCTGCCGGAGGAGGTCGTGGCCCTGCTCGGTCGGCTGCGGGAGATCGGAGCCAGCCCGGAGACGGTGCGCACCGAGCGCGACACCTGGATCCTGCTGGTGGCGCAGTACGCGCGACCAGGTACCGCAGTGGGCGCTGGAGAAGCGGGAGCTGTTCGAGGACCCCGCCTTCCAGCGGCTGTACCTGACCTGTGA
- a CDS encoding right-handed parallel beta-helix repeat-containing protein, protein MPVRRHVGLAAAIVSSAILGSALPAFVVQADPTTLYVNNTPTTPCTDGGTGTQARPFCTVQAAANAAQPGQTVQIAPGNYQEQVTVTHSGTPGHPITFQGSQYAYDKTSTSTIGVFGNSGDAQTLPHAFVLSGVHDVTVTDLELRAQQEAVLVSDSDRIIVNGNTLDSLLYGVTPSAPGIRLTGKTTASTVSRNTIYLGVSGVAVDAGVTGAVVTTNLISSGGAGVTVTDAPGTAVTSNTIDASCSTSVVLAGNSANSTIENNIAVAGTSQCAAQPDLVVSAASVSGTRVDYNLVSQASGKVNYAWADATYTSPAAFAAATGQGSHDIASASRYPNIPAAIDSADATAPGELATDMYGNPRVDDPLVANTGTGVGYYDRGAFELQDPVWATITGQPTLATGHPLDAAVQVAVNNASWGPVTGTVDFGDGSPKATSVTGSTQLTHTYPGPGTYTLSLTIADGTATRTATGTVTIQPLWPLAASVSAWQPDWSVPREQITEAVGSPWPVTKFVVDFGDGSPKVENSGPLAPAPFMHTYPGLGTYTATLTVTDDHGRSVTTSQPVRVGVLLPLNRTIETAYNGSLMEASSDSLGWHQGSGSSQFFGAGPVSAMDFSFSPSGGRVIEAIEGGVLHEIYSAPDRWHDTAIQGVGANATALSFSYSPSGGRVIEAIEGGVLHEIYSAPDGWHDGAIQGVAPNATALSFSYSPSGGRVIEAIEGGVLHEIYSAPDGWHDGAIQGVAPNATALSFSYSPSGGRVIEAVENGVLHEVYSAADGWHDAVVPGAGAGIKSLSLKFRPTGDRVIEAVENDSMAHEIYTNAGTWRDSITPIDLGFLTSVSLGLR, encoded by the coding sequence GTGCCAGTACGTCGTCATGTCGGCCTTGCCGCGGCGATCGTCAGCTCCGCCATTCTCGGATCGGCGCTGCCGGCGTTCGTGGTGCAGGCCGATCCGACCACGCTCTACGTCAACAACACTCCCACCACGCCTTGCACCGACGGTGGTACGGGTACGCAGGCGCGGCCGTTCTGTACCGTGCAGGCGGCGGCGAACGCCGCGCAGCCCGGTCAGACCGTGCAGATCGCCCCGGGCAACTATCAGGAGCAGGTCACTGTCACCCACTCTGGAACTCCGGGCCACCCGATCACCTTCCAGGGCAGCCAGTACGCCTACGACAAGACGTCTACGAGCACGATCGGTGTCTTTGGCAACAGTGGCGATGCGCAGACCCTGCCACACGCCTTCGTGCTGTCCGGCGTGCACGACGTCACGGTGACGGATCTGGAGCTCCGGGCGCAGCAGGAGGCGGTCCTCGTCTCGGACTCCGACCGGATCATCGTGAATGGAAACACCCTTGATTCGCTCTTGTACGGGGTCACTCCCAGCGCCCCGGGCATCCGGCTCACCGGGAAGACCACGGCGTCCACGGTCAGCCGCAACACCATCTACCTGGGCGTCTCCGGCGTAGCGGTCGACGCCGGCGTCACCGGTGCGGTCGTCACGACCAACCTGATCTCGTCCGGAGGTGCGGGCGTCACGGTCACCGATGCCCCGGGCACCGCGGTGACCAGCAACACGATCGATGCTAGTTGCAGTACCTCGGTCGTGCTCGCCGGGAACTCGGCGAACTCCACGATCGAGAACAACATTGCCGTAGCCGGTACCTCCCAGTGTGCTGCCCAGCCCGATCTTGTGGTCTCGGCTGCCTCGGTCAGCGGAACCAGGGTGGACTACAACCTGGTGTCCCAGGCGTCGGGCAAGGTGAACTACGCATGGGCCGACGCCACTTACACGTCGCCGGCCGCGTTTGCCGCTGCGACCGGCCAGGGCAGCCACGACATCGCCAGCGCTTCTCGGTACCCCAACATTCCTGCAGCGATTGACTCGGCCGATGCCACGGCGCCCGGCGAACTGGCCACTGACATGTACGGCAACCCTCGGGTCGACGACCCGTTGGTCGCCAACACCGGTACCGGCGTGGGTTACTACGACCGCGGGGCATTCGAGCTCCAGGATCCGGTGTGGGCGACCATCACGGGGCAACCGACCCTGGCCACCGGACATCCGCTGGACGCGGCCGTCCAAGTGGCGGTGAACAACGCCTCCTGGGGGCCGGTCACCGGGACGGTGGACTTCGGGGACGGCAGCCCGAAGGCGACGTCGGTGACCGGTTCGACCCAGCTGACGCACACCTACCCGGGCCCCGGCACCTACACCCTCTCGCTCACCATCGCCGACGGTACCGCCACCCGGACGGCCACCGGAACGGTCACCATCCAGCCGCTCTGGCCCCTCGCGGCCTCCGTCTCGGCGTGGCAGCCCGACTGGTCCGTGCCCCGTGAGCAGATCACCGAGGCCGTGGGGAGTCCTTGGCCTGTTACCAAGTTCGTGGTGGACTTCGGTGACGGCTCGCCGAAGGTGGAGAACTCCGGGCCGTTGGCCCCGGCTCCCTTCATGCACACGTACCCCGGGCTGGGGACGTACACGGCGACGCTGACCGTCACCGACGACCACGGCCGGTCGGTGACCACGTCACAACCCGTGCGGGTGGGCGTTCTGCTGCCACTGAACCGCACGATCGAGACGGCGTACAACGGGTCGCTGATGGAGGCCTCCAGCGACAGCCTGGGCTGGCACCAAGGCAGCGGCTCCAGCCAGTTCTTCGGGGCGGGGCCCGTAAGCGCGATGGACTTCTCCTTCAGTCCGTCGGGTGGGCGGGTGATTGAGGCGATCGAGGGTGGCGTGCTGCACGAGATCTACTCGGCTCCGGACCGTTGGCACGACACTGCGATTCAGGGTGTCGGTGCGAACGCCACCGCGTTGAGCTTCTCGTACAGTCCGTCGGGTGGGCGGGTGATTGAGGCGATCGAGGGTGGCGTGCTGCACGAGATCTACTCGGCTCCGGACGGGTGGCACGACGGTGCGATTCAGGGTGTCGCGCCGAATGCCACCGCGTTGAGCTTCTCGTACAGTCCGTCGGGTGGGCGGGTGATTGAGGCGATCGAGGGTGGCGTGCTGCACGAGATCTACTCGGCTCCGGACGGGTGGCACGACGGTGCGATTCAGGGTGTCGCGCCGAATGCCACCGCGTTGAGCTTCTCGTACAGTCCGTCGGGTGGGCGGGTGATCGAGGCGGTTGAGAACGGTGTGCTGCACGAGGTCTACTCGGCTGCGGACGGGTGGCACGATGCCGTTGTTCCCGGCGCAGGTGCCGGCATCAAGAGCCTGTCGCTCAAGTTCCGGCCGACCGGTGACC
- a CDS encoding LAETG motif-containing sortase-dependent surface protein, translating into MAAVLAPAAMLSVTPASAETTSQSQGAPTIAQLEKAAAEAKKSYDDAVATEAAANKALDAYLADPAPFKERADSAAAAAKVAADAKAAADKAVSDASAAFDAGQAGMTDDQRAAGLRALAVLRATAKTAADTDTAAAAAAGAANVAVEDARVAATRKLSLLQDAVKVALAAKNAADKALADAKAAAATATPSPTTQSTPTSTTVVPVIAATGTSTPAPKPAPSSTGTAVDASNTTSKALAYTGLSSTTPLLGAAGAVLVATGAGALTFARRRKADPAA; encoded by the coding sequence ATGGCTGCGGTACTCGCGCCCGCCGCCATGCTCTCCGTCACTCCCGCGTCGGCCGAGACCACCTCGCAGTCCCAAGGCGCGCCCACCATCGCGCAGTTGGAGAAGGCGGCCGCTGAGGCGAAGAAGTCGTACGACGACGCTGTTGCCACCGAGGCCGCCGCGAACAAGGCGCTGGATGCCTACCTCGCCGACCCCGCTCCGTTCAAGGAGAGGGCGGATTCTGCCGCAGCCGCCGCGAAGGTCGCCGCAGATGCGAAGGCCGCCGCGGACAAGGCGGTCAGCGACGCGAGCGCAGCATTCGACGCCGGCCAGGCCGGCATGACCGACGACCAGCGGGCAGCCGGACTGCGGGCGCTCGCGGTGCTCCGGGCCACCGCCAAGACGGCTGCGGACACCGACACCGCCGCCGCGGCCGCCGCCGGCGCCGCCAACGTGGCGGTCGAGGATGCGCGGGTCGCCGCCACCAGGAAGCTCTCCTTGCTGCAGGACGCGGTGAAGGTCGCGCTGGCCGCCAAGAACGCCGCGGACAAGGCGCTCGCCGACGCCAAGGCCGCCGCAGCCACGGCCACCCCCAGCCCGACGACGCAGAGCACCCCGACCAGCACCACGGTGGTGCCGGTGATCGCCGCGACCGGCACGTCCACGCCCGCACCCAAGCCCGCACCGAGCAGCACCGGCACGGCCGTTGACGCGTCGAACACCACCTCCAAGGCTCTCGCGTACACCGGCCTGTCCTCCACCACGCCGCTGCTCGGAGCCGCTGGCGCCGTGCTCGTGGCCACCGGCGCCGGTGCGCTGACGTTCGCCCGTCGCCGCAAGGCCGACCCTGCGGCCTGA
- a CDS encoding ABC transporter permease has translation MSAKTYALTDTATMLRRNLRHTLRYPAMTTGSVFGPVIMLLLFVGVLGKTLGAGIAAAGGHHGGGYIDYIAPGIIITAVASGSMATAVAVCADMTEGIVDRFRTMPIARGSILTAHVINSMITTVVSTASVIAAALVLGFRPTAHLAAWAAAAGLLMLLAFALTWLAVAIGLVSGTPEAASNSPLPIIFLPFIGSAFAPAGSMPPGVRQFAEYQPFTPVIETIRGLLTGTPIGHNAVLALAWCLALGLTGYLCSRAGFRHNRAH, from the coding sequence ATGAGCGCCAAGACCTACGCCCTGACCGACACGGCCACGATGCTCCGGCGCAACCTGCGCCACACGTTGCGCTATCCCGCCATGACGACCGGGTCCGTCTTCGGCCCGGTGATCATGCTGCTGCTCTTCGTCGGAGTCCTCGGCAAGACGCTGGGCGCCGGGATCGCGGCGGCGGGCGGGCACCACGGGGGCGGCTACATCGACTACATCGCGCCCGGGATCATCATCACGGCGGTGGCGTCGGGCAGCATGGCCACCGCGGTGGCGGTCTGTGCGGACATGACCGAGGGCATCGTCGACCGGTTCCGCACCATGCCGATCGCCCGAGGCTCCATCCTGACCGCGCACGTCATCAACAGCATGATCACCACCGTGGTGAGCACGGCGTCGGTGATCGCCGCCGCGCTGGTCCTGGGCTTCCGGCCCACCGCCCATCTCGCCGCCTGGGCCGCCGCCGCCGGACTGCTCATGCTGCTGGCCTTCGCCCTGACCTGGCTCGCGGTGGCGATCGGGTTGGTCTCGGGCACGCCCGAGGCGGCCAGCAACAGCCCGCTGCCGATCATCTTCCTCCCGTTCATCGGTAGCGCCTTCGCCCCGGCCGGCTCGATGCCCCCCGGTGTCCGCCAGTTCGCCGAGTACCAGCCGTTCACCCCCGTCATCGAGACGATCCGAGGCCTGCTGACCGGCACCCCGATCGGCCACAACGCCGTCCTCGCCCTCGCCTGGTGCCTGGCCCTCGGCCTGACGGGCTACCTCTGCTCCCGCGCCGGCTTCCGCCACAACCGCGCCCACTAG
- a CDS encoding arylsulfotransferase family protein produces MRKNTWTARTLAVATTATFAAGLPAASASASTPGNPPLPPITVLTDKAGTSGGDIFVSPSAQTSQYASGVEILSQDGRQTVWSHAVPAGQGAADFREQTYQGKPVLTWWQGTGLGGLSSGVDYIFNSHYQQIAEVKAGNGYSADGHEFLITPQNTALVLSYAEATADLTSIGGPADQKVIDGIVQEVDIRTGKVLFEWNSADHVPYAQSEQPLPASATTPWDWFHLNAVKLDTDGSLLLDARNTWTTYQVSRHTGRIQWQLGGKDSSFKLTAAPGQVLDSAGEIFAWQHDPQPLGNGLYTFFDNESAGAANTGSGAVTELPYSRVVTVRLNTRTHEATLVRSTDQPANLSASSQGNAQTLRNGDQVVGWGSLPYVSEFNRSGELLFNAEFPAGVNTYRAYRFPWK; encoded by the coding sequence ATGCGAAAGAACACCTGGACCGCACGCACGCTGGCCGTGGCGACAACCGCAACCTTCGCGGCCGGCCTCCCGGCAGCCAGCGCCTCCGCGTCCACACCAGGCAACCCGCCGCTGCCGCCGATAACCGTCCTGACCGACAAGGCGGGGACCAGCGGCGGGGACATCTTCGTCTCGCCGTCCGCCCAGACGAGCCAGTACGCCAGCGGCGTGGAGATCCTCAGCCAGGACGGCAGGCAGACCGTCTGGTCGCACGCGGTGCCAGCCGGACAGGGGGCCGCCGACTTCCGGGAGCAGACCTACCAGGGCAAGCCGGTGCTGACCTGGTGGCAGGGCACCGGTCTGGGCGGGCTGTCCAGCGGCGTCGACTACATCTTCAACTCCCACTACCAGCAGATCGCCGAGGTCAAGGCCGGTAACGGGTACTCCGCCGACGGCCACGAGTTCCTGATCACGCCGCAGAACACCGCGCTCGTGCTCTCCTACGCCGAGGCCACCGCCGACCTCACCTCGATCGGCGGCCCGGCCGATCAGAAGGTGATCGACGGAATCGTGCAGGAGGTCGACATCCGCACCGGCAAGGTGCTCTTCGAGTGGAACAGCGCCGATCACGTGCCGTACGCGCAGAGCGAGCAACCGCTACCGGCCTCGGCGACCACGCCGTGGGACTGGTTCCACCTCAACGCCGTCAAGCTGGACACCGACGGGAGCCTGCTGCTGGACGCGCGGAACACCTGGACCACGTACCAGGTGTCGCGGCACACCGGCCGGATCCAGTGGCAACTCGGCGGCAAGGACAGCTCGTTCAAGCTGACGGCCGCCCCCGGCCAGGTGCTGGACAGCGCCGGGGAGATCTTCGCCTGGCAGCACGACCCGCAGCCGCTCGGCAACGGCCTCTACACCTTCTTCGACAACGAGTCCGCAGGTGCCGCCAACACGGGATCCGGCGCCGTCACCGAGCTGCCCTACAGCCGGGTGGTCACGGTGCGCCTGAACACCAGGACGCACGAGGCGACCCTGGTGCGTTCCACCGACCAGCCCGCGAACCTCAGCGCCTCGTCGCAGGGGAACGCGCAGACGCTGCGCAACGGCGACCAGGTCGTCGGCTGGGGATCGCTGCCCTACGTCTCCGAGTTCAACCGGTCCGGCGAGCTGCTGTTCAACGCCGAGTTCCCCGCCGGGGTGAACACCTACCGCGCCTACCGCTTCCCCTGGAAGTAG
- a CDS encoding NADP-dependent oxidoreductase: MRAVTQNSFGGPEVLQVVDAPRPAPRSGEVLVRVHASALNPVDAAVRSGAFPLLGEPPFSLGWDISGVVEEAGPGARFAVGDEVYGMPFFPRAAGGYAEYVATPSRQVARKPASLDHVHAAALPLAALTAWQGLVDAARLAEGQRVLIHRAGGGVGHLAVQIAKSRGAHVIALASAGKHEFVRGLGADEVIDYRTTDFTEVLHDLDVVFDSNADGRRSLSVLRPGGVLVSILEHGNPELAAATEAAGRRFAGISVEPDYASLEAITALVEAGRIRPHVTETFPLAEVAKAHELLGTGRTQGKIVLTL, translated from the coding sequence ATGCGCGCTGTCACCCAGAACTCGTTCGGCGGCCCCGAGGTACTGCAGGTCGTCGATGCCCCGCGCCCGGCGCCGCGCTCCGGCGAGGTGCTCGTCCGGGTGCACGCCAGTGCACTCAACCCGGTGGACGCGGCGGTCCGTTCGGGAGCCTTCCCGCTGCTGGGCGAGCCGCCGTTCAGCCTCGGCTGGGACATCTCCGGCGTGGTCGAGGAGGCCGGTCCGGGAGCCAGGTTCGCGGTCGGCGACGAGGTCTACGGGATGCCGTTCTTCCCGCGCGCCGCCGGCGGCTACGCCGAGTACGTCGCGACCCCGTCGCGCCAGGTGGCCCGCAAGCCCGCCTCGCTCGACCACGTGCACGCCGCCGCCCTGCCGCTCGCGGCGCTCACCGCCTGGCAGGGCCTGGTGGACGCGGCCCGACTCGCCGAGGGGCAGCGGGTGCTGATCCACCGTGCGGGCGGCGGCGTCGGCCACCTCGCCGTGCAGATCGCCAAGTCCCGTGGGGCGCACGTGATCGCGCTGGCGAGCGCGGGCAAGCACGAGTTCGTCCGCGGTCTCGGCGCCGACGAGGTGATCGACTACCGGACCACCGACTTCACCGAGGTCCTGCACGACCTCGACGTGGTCTTCGACTCCAACGCCGACGGCCGGCGCTCGCTCAGCGTGCTGCGGCCGGGCGGCGTGCTGGTCAGCATCCTGGAGCACGGCAACCCGGAGCTCGCGGCCGCCACCGAGGCGGCCGGACGGCGCTTCGCGGGCATCTCGGTCGAGCCGGACTACGCCTCGCTGGAGGCGATCACGGCGCTGGTCGAGGCCGGCCGGATCCGTCCGCACGTCACCGAGACGTTCCCGCTGGCCGAGGTCGCCAAGGCCCACGAGCTGCTCGGGACCGGCCGCACCCAGGGCAAGATCGTCCTGACGCTGTGA